A part of Syngnathoides biaculeatus isolate LvHL_M chromosome 21, ASM1980259v1, whole genome shotgun sequence genomic DNA contains:
- the LOC133494440 gene encoding myozenin-2-like isoform X2, whose amino-acid sequence MQDKTDSPQVNSAETANPADQVVSSAEDRNPGENGSGGDRAGAPEAAKRPDPHSVAPGYGCPLKNVPPEKFNSTAVPKSYHSPWDLVLVRDPVLSDPLAACASEKEPPPTQLPGYRSFNRVAIPFGGFSEATFQTPKADFALPDYPELREDAVTRRPSFNRAALGWRSPGALVPLRAALAPESDDL is encoded by the exons ATGCAA GACAAGACAGACTCGCCGCAGGTGAATTCCGCAGAGACGGCGAATCCCGCAGACCAGGTGGTGAGTTCCGCGGAGGACCGGAACCCCGGCGAGAACGGCTCGGGCGGAGACAGGGCCGGCGCGCCAGAAGCTGCAAAAAGACCAGATCCGCACAGCGTCGCCCCCG ggTACGGATGTCCTTTGAAAAACGTCCCACCTGAGAAGTTCAACAGCACAGCCGTACCAAAGTCTTACCACTCGCCATGGGACCTGGTTCTGGTCAGGGACCCGGTCTTGAGTGACCCCCTCGCCGCCTGCGCGTCCGAAAAGGAACCACCACCGACGCAACTGCCGGGCTACAGAAGCTTCAACAG AGTGGCAATCCCATTCGGCGGTTTCTCCGAAGCCACCTTCCAGACCCCGAAGGCGGACTTTGCCCTGCCGGACTACCCCGAGCTCAGAGAGGACGCCGTCACTCGTCGCCCCTCCTTCAACAGGGCCGCTCTGGGGTGGCGGTCTCCAGGCGCTTTGGTCCCCCTGCGCGCCGCACTCGCCCCTGAGTCAGATGACCTTTGA
- the LOC133494440 gene encoding myozenin-2-like isoform X1, whose product MSSQDKTDSPQVNSAETANPADQVVSSAEDRNPGENGSGGDRAGAPEAAKRPDPHSVAPGYGCPLKNVPPEKFNSTAVPKSYHSPWDLVLVRDPVLSDPLAACASEKEPPPTQLPGYRSFNRVAIPFGGFSEATFQTPKADFALPDYPELREDAVTRRPSFNRAALGWRSPGALVPLRAALAPESDDL is encoded by the exons ATGTCCTCCCAGGACAAGACAGACTCGCCGCAGGTGAATTCCGCAGAGACGGCGAATCCCGCAGACCAGGTGGTGAGTTCCGCGGAGGACCGGAACCCCGGCGAGAACGGCTCGGGCGGAGACAGGGCCGGCGCGCCAGAAGCTGCAAAAAGACCAGATCCGCACAGCGTCGCCCCCG ggTACGGATGTCCTTTGAAAAACGTCCCACCTGAGAAGTTCAACAGCACAGCCGTACCAAAGTCTTACCACTCGCCATGGGACCTGGTTCTGGTCAGGGACCCGGTCTTGAGTGACCCCCTCGCCGCCTGCGCGTCCGAAAAGGAACCACCACCGACGCAACTGCCGGGCTACAGAAGCTTCAACAG AGTGGCAATCCCATTCGGCGGTTTCTCCGAAGCCACCTTCCAGACCCCGAAGGCGGACTTTGCCCTGCCGGACTACCCCGAGCTCAGAGAGGACGCCGTCACTCGTCGCCCCTCCTTCAACAGGGCCGCTCTGGGGTGGCGGTCTCCAGGCGCTTTGGTCCCCCTGCGCGCCGCACTCGCCCCTGAGTCAGATGACCTTTGA
- the LOC133494437 gene encoding synaptopodin-2 isoform X2 gives MFKKHRQRAKKYTLVSYGTGEDDRDDSAEEDGDNAQSGIHVVEFTLADQDRSDLEKHFLTDARAGEGVLTICLDKSLLDVELKQTPMECLPETKGKGALMFAQRRQRMDEIAAEHEELRRQGIPVEGEQKVEAGPAQPTVEAHAYMDLNRHRQQQYQQYQQQQFEQQQLYHQDQHVQFTGNRSVKPQSHEAQSSSGNRTAKPFSVQNMPAAPYSPVTSGTHQYSTGQGEHIASRDERISTPAIRSGILDSKRRNVGKPMFTFKEAPKMSPNPELLNLLNMSYKKMGFESGPEEDYLSLGAEACNFLQSPGSKHKTPPPVAPKPVMDPSTPPWSPQMEGTNHDMPQHAENSAATPAVAPTGERTPSNDQDLISTVPAPGPSPPQAQLEPPTGTEQQQTWPPSAPETQQQQLAFQEGNGHASSSPQPEGSAGRIWDTAQVPQQQSTISRYPQPQEPPISQPSPQWVAPQPAHNQGRPQPPADTWTPQIPTSWDQAKQAESHAPPSWCQPQDPPQSQTPPNWGHTPEAQVQQMPPNWCRPQEPILQQHSQVSCAQAPQVDSKPIWGLAKSQDHWVQPESQPQPGWGPQAQQKVWPQIQAPAQSQAQPPINTCPPSQPSWTQSPQAQPQTLPAAGLNPWGQVPAQPEPQASWPQQPAEQVQFPTSSWGSQQLVQHQPSWVQSNHPQPQPSWQQEPWNRAPQPSMNAWPPAQSQTPDSSWAPQSQQTPPTNAPPLPKPWHTHQSQDPQRIKNFTSGQRVSPLVNPLATVLNPSTTGSAYEMPAVRGKGADMFAKRQSRMEKYVVDSETVQANMASRSASPSASLPNEWKYTPNETGRRYSLSPPGRVSSPGRQSPSSSRDPVSRQTSWLEKAPKALTPWEAASRHPLGLVDEAFAVQDLEQNLASSVRLAAQRKLVPEPPAQWTARACPEKAGARWRRAPCRGGVPSGGGRVGYGSLPRQWQSTRSVTHTGAPSEGKRPPVGLRRSLYWQQ, from the exons ATGTTCAAGAAGCACCGGCAGAGGGCCAAGAAGTACACCTTGGTGAGCTACGGCACCGGAGAGGACGACCGGGACGACAGCGCCGAAGAGGACGGAGACAACGCCCAGTCGGGGATCCATGTTGTTGAGTTCACGCTCGCCGATCAAGACCGGTCGGATTTAGAGAAGCATTTCCTCACGGATGCCCGCGCTGGCGAAGGCGTGCTGACGATCTGCTTGGATAAAAGCCTCCTTGACGTTGAGCTGAAGCAAACTCCCATGGAGTGTTTGCCAGAAACCAAGGGCAAAGGCGCCCTCATGTTCGCCCAGAGGCGCCAGCGGATGGATGAGATTGCGGCCGAGCACGAAGAGCTCCGGCGCCAAGGGATCCCCGTGGAAGGGGAACAGAAAGTGGAAGCAGGTCCGGCGCAGCCCACCGTGGAGGCCCACGCGTACATGGATCTGAACCGGCACCGGCAGCAGCAGTACCAACAGTatcagcagcagcagtttgAGCAACAGCAACTGTACCACCAAGACCAGCATGTTCAGTTTACTGGAAATAGGTCGGTGAAACCGCAAAGCCACGAGGCGCAGAGTTCTTCCGGCAATCGCACCGCCAAGCCCTTTTCCGTACAAAACATGCCAGCGGCCCCTTACTCTCCTGTAACAAGCGGGACTCATCAATATTCCACGGGCCAAGGAGAGCACATCGCTTCCCGCGATGAGCGCATTTCCACGCCGGCGATCCGGTCGGGGATTCTGGATTCTAAGAGGAGGAATGTCGGCAAGCCCATGTTCACGTTTAAAGAGGCGCCAAAGATGTCACCTAATCCTGAGTTGCTGAACCTCCTGAACATGAGTTACAAGAAGATGGGTTTTGAGTCAGGACCAGAGGAAGACTACCTCAGCCTTGGCGCTGAGGCTTGTAATTTCCTTCAGTCGCCCGGGTCGAAGCACAAGACTCCTCCGCCGGTGGCCCCAAAGCCCGTGATGGATCCCAGCACTCCCCCCTGGTCTCCGCAGATGGAAGGAACCAACCACGACATGCCTCAGCATGCTGAAAATAGTGCAGCCACACCTGCTGTAGCCCCCACCGGAGAGAGAACCCCTTCAAATGACCAAGACCTAATCTCTACTGTGCCTGCCCCTGGACCCTCTCCACCACAAGCCCAGTTGGAACCCCCTACTGGCACAGAGCAACAACAAACGTGGCCTCCTTCTGCACCCGAAACCCAACAACAGCAACTTGCTTTCCAAGAGGGAAACGGTCATGCCAGCTCTTCACCACAGcccgaggggagtgctggaagaaTTTGGGATACTGCACAAGTACCCCAGCAGCAATCTACAATTTCCCGTTATCCGCAGCCACAGGAACCACCCATAAGTCAACCCTCTCCACAGTGGGTGGCACCTCAACCAGCTCACAATCAAGGCCGGCCGCAGCCCCCTGCCGATACTTGGACACCCCAAATTCCGACCTCCTGGGATCAAGCAAAGCAAGCAGAATCGCACGCTCCACCGTCCTGGTGTCAACCCCAAGATCCACCGCAGTCTCAAACACCGCCGAACTGGGGGCACACTCCAGAGGCACAAGTGCAACAAATGCCACCAAACTGGTGTCGACCACAAGAACCGATACTGCAGCAGCACTCGCAGGTTTCCTGTGCCCAGGCTCCTCAAGTAGACTCTAAACCGATATGGGGGCTTGCCAAATCCCAAGATCATTGGGTTCAACCAGAATCCCAACCACAACCGGGATGGGGTCCACAAGCACAGCAAAAAGTCTGGCCACAGATCCAAGCACCTGCTCAATCTCAAGCACAACCTCCAATTAATACCTGCCCCCCGTCACAACCTTCTTGGACCCAGTCACCCCAGGCACAACCACAGACACTGCCTGCCGCCGGTTTGAATCCTTGGGGGCAGGTTCCCGCTCAGCCTGAGCCACAGGCATCTTGGCCCCAGCAACCTGCAGAACAGGTCCAGTTTCCCACTAGTTCCTGGGGGTCCCAGCAGCTGGTGCAACATCAGCCGTCCTGGGTCCAGTCCAATCATCCGCAGCCACAGCCATCCTGGCAACAAGAACCTTGGAATAGAGCGCCGCAACCTTCGATGAATGCCTGGCCGCCGGCTCAGTCTCAAACCCCTGACAGTTCCTGGGCACCACAGTCCCAACAAACACCTCCCACCAATGCTCCACCTTTGCCCAAACCTTGGCATACCCATCAAAGTCAGGACCCGCAGAGAATTAAAAACTTCACCTCTGGTCAGAGAGTTTCACCACTTGTCAACCCCTTGGCCACCGTCTTGAACCCGTCAACCACCGGTTCGGCATATGAGATGCCGGCTGTCCGAGGGAAAGGAGCCGACATGTTTGCCAAGAGGCAGTCGCGCATGGAGAAGTACGTGGTGGACTCAGAGACCGTGCAGGCCAACATGGCGAGTCGATCCGCATCGCCATCTGCCTCCTTACCAAACGAGTGGAAGTACACACCCAAC GAAACTGGCAGACGCTACTCTCTGTCCCCTCCAGGTAGGGTGTCGTCTCCAGGCCGCCAGTCGCCCTCCTCCTCCAGGGATCCGGTATCCAGGCAGACCTCGTGGCTGGAGAAGGCCCCCAAAGCCCTTACGCCCTGGGAGGCCGCGTCGCGCCACCCCCTGGGGCTGGTGGATGAAGCTTTCGCCGTCCAGGACTTAGAGCAGAACTTGGCCTCCAGCGTCCGCCTGGCGGCCCAGCGTAAGCTGGTCCCTGAGCCGCCTGCCCAGTGGACGGCCCGAGCGTGTCCGGAGAAGGCGGGCGCCCGTTGGCGTCGGGCTCCCTGTCGAGGGGGCGTCCCCAGCGGTGGTGGGCGTGTCGGTTATGGGTCCCTGCCCAGGCAGTGGCAGTCTACGAGGTCTGTGACCCACACGGGGGCCCCGTCTGAGGGTAAAAGGCCCCCAGTGGGACTGCGCAGGTCTCTGTACTGGCAGCAGTGA
- the LOC133494437 gene encoding synaptopodin-2 isoform X3: MFKKHRQRAKKYTLVSYGTGEDDRDDSAEEDGDNAQSGIHVVEFTLADQDRSDLEKHFLTDARAGEGVLTICLDKSLLDVELKQTPMECLPETKGKGALMFAQRRQRMDEIAAEHEELRRQGIPVEGEQKVEAGPAQPTVEAHAYMDLNRHRQQQYQQYQQQQFEQQQLYHQDQHVQFTGNRSVKPQSHEAQSSSGNRTAKPFSVQNMPAAPYSPVTSGTHQYSTGQGEHIASRDERISTPAIRSGILDSKRRNVGKPMFTFKEAPKMSPNPELLNLLNMSYKKMGFESGPEEDYLSLGAEACNFLQSPGSKHKTPPPVAPKPVMDPSTPPWSPQMEGTNHDMPQHAENSAATPAVAPTGERTPSNDQDLISTVPAPGPSPPQAQLEPPTGTEQQQTWPPSAPETQQQQLAFQEGNGHASSSPQPEGSAGRIWDTAQVPQQQSTISRYPQPQEPPISQPSPQWVAPQPAHNQGRPQPPADTWTPQIPTSWDQAKQAESHAPPSWCQPQDPPQSQTPPNWGHTPEAQVQQMPPNWCRPQEPILQQHSQVSCAQAPQVDSKPIWGLAKSQDHWVQPESQPQPGWGPQAQQKVWPQIQAPAQSQAQPPINTCPPSQPSWTQSPQAQPQTLPAAGLNPWGQVPAQPEPQASWPQQPAEQVQFPTSSWGSQQLVQHQPSWVQSNHPQPQPSWQQEPWNRAPQPSMNAWPPAQSQTPDSSWAPQSQQTPPTNAPPLPKPWHTHQSQDPQRIKNFTSGQRVSPLVNPLATVLNPSTTGSAYEMPAVRGKGADMFAKRQSRMEKYVVDSETVQANMASRSASPSASLPNEWKYTPNVGCRLQAASRPPPPGIRYPGRPRGWRRPPKPLRPGRPRRATPWGWWMKLSPSRT; this comes from the exons ATGTTCAAGAAGCACCGGCAGAGGGCCAAGAAGTACACCTTGGTGAGCTACGGCACCGGAGAGGACGACCGGGACGACAGCGCCGAAGAGGACGGAGACAACGCCCAGTCGGGGATCCATGTTGTTGAGTTCACGCTCGCCGATCAAGACCGGTCGGATTTAGAGAAGCATTTCCTCACGGATGCCCGCGCTGGCGAAGGCGTGCTGACGATCTGCTTGGATAAAAGCCTCCTTGACGTTGAGCTGAAGCAAACTCCCATGGAGTGTTTGCCAGAAACCAAGGGCAAAGGCGCCCTCATGTTCGCCCAGAGGCGCCAGCGGATGGATGAGATTGCGGCCGAGCACGAAGAGCTCCGGCGCCAAGGGATCCCCGTGGAAGGGGAACAGAAAGTGGAAGCAGGTCCGGCGCAGCCCACCGTGGAGGCCCACGCGTACATGGATCTGAACCGGCACCGGCAGCAGCAGTACCAACAGTatcagcagcagcagtttgAGCAACAGCAACTGTACCACCAAGACCAGCATGTTCAGTTTACTGGAAATAGGTCGGTGAAACCGCAAAGCCACGAGGCGCAGAGTTCTTCCGGCAATCGCACCGCCAAGCCCTTTTCCGTACAAAACATGCCAGCGGCCCCTTACTCTCCTGTAACAAGCGGGACTCATCAATATTCCACGGGCCAAGGAGAGCACATCGCTTCCCGCGATGAGCGCATTTCCACGCCGGCGATCCGGTCGGGGATTCTGGATTCTAAGAGGAGGAATGTCGGCAAGCCCATGTTCACGTTTAAAGAGGCGCCAAAGATGTCACCTAATCCTGAGTTGCTGAACCTCCTGAACATGAGTTACAAGAAGATGGGTTTTGAGTCAGGACCAGAGGAAGACTACCTCAGCCTTGGCGCTGAGGCTTGTAATTTCCTTCAGTCGCCCGGGTCGAAGCACAAGACTCCTCCGCCGGTGGCCCCAAAGCCCGTGATGGATCCCAGCACTCCCCCCTGGTCTCCGCAGATGGAAGGAACCAACCACGACATGCCTCAGCATGCTGAAAATAGTGCAGCCACACCTGCTGTAGCCCCCACCGGAGAGAGAACCCCTTCAAATGACCAAGACCTAATCTCTACTGTGCCTGCCCCTGGACCCTCTCCACCACAAGCCCAGTTGGAACCCCCTACTGGCACAGAGCAACAACAAACGTGGCCTCCTTCTGCACCCGAAACCCAACAACAGCAACTTGCTTTCCAAGAGGGAAACGGTCATGCCAGCTCTTCACCACAGcccgaggggagtgctggaagaaTTTGGGATACTGCACAAGTACCCCAGCAGCAATCTACAATTTCCCGTTATCCGCAGCCACAGGAACCACCCATAAGTCAACCCTCTCCACAGTGGGTGGCACCTCAACCAGCTCACAATCAAGGCCGGCCGCAGCCCCCTGCCGATACTTGGACACCCCAAATTCCGACCTCCTGGGATCAAGCAAAGCAAGCAGAATCGCACGCTCCACCGTCCTGGTGTCAACCCCAAGATCCACCGCAGTCTCAAACACCGCCGAACTGGGGGCACACTCCAGAGGCACAAGTGCAACAAATGCCACCAAACTGGTGTCGACCACAAGAACCGATACTGCAGCAGCACTCGCAGGTTTCCTGTGCCCAGGCTCCTCAAGTAGACTCTAAACCGATATGGGGGCTTGCCAAATCCCAAGATCATTGGGTTCAACCAGAATCCCAACCACAACCGGGATGGGGTCCACAAGCACAGCAAAAAGTCTGGCCACAGATCCAAGCACCTGCTCAATCTCAAGCACAACCTCCAATTAATACCTGCCCCCCGTCACAACCTTCTTGGACCCAGTCACCCCAGGCACAACCACAGACACTGCCTGCCGCCGGTTTGAATCCTTGGGGGCAGGTTCCCGCTCAGCCTGAGCCACAGGCATCTTGGCCCCAGCAACCTGCAGAACAGGTCCAGTTTCCCACTAGTTCCTGGGGGTCCCAGCAGCTGGTGCAACATCAGCCGTCCTGGGTCCAGTCCAATCATCCGCAGCCACAGCCATCCTGGCAACAAGAACCTTGGAATAGAGCGCCGCAACCTTCGATGAATGCCTGGCCGCCGGCTCAGTCTCAAACCCCTGACAGTTCCTGGGCACCACAGTCCCAACAAACACCTCCCACCAATGCTCCACCTTTGCCCAAACCTTGGCATACCCATCAAAGTCAGGACCCGCAGAGAATTAAAAACTTCACCTCTGGTCAGAGAGTTTCACCACTTGTCAACCCCTTGGCCACCGTCTTGAACCCGTCAACCACCGGTTCGGCATATGAGATGCCGGCTGTCCGAGGGAAAGGAGCCGACATGTTTGCCAAGAGGCAGTCGCGCATGGAGAAGTACGTGGTGGACTCAGAGACCGTGCAGGCCAACATGGCGAGTCGATCCGCATCGCCATCTGCCTCCTTACCAAACGAGTGGAAGTACACACCCAAC GTAGGGTGTCGTCTCCAGGCCGCCAGTCGCCCTCCTCCTCCAGGGATCCGGTATCCAGGCAGACCTCGTGGCTGGAGAAGGCCCCCAAAGCCCTTACGCCCTGGGAGGCCGCGTCGCGCCACCCCCTGGGGCTGGTGGATGAAGCTTTCGCCGTCCAGGACTTAG
- the LOC133494437 gene encoding synaptopodin-2 isoform X1, translated as MFKKHRQRAKKYTLVSYGTGEDDRDDSAEEDGDNAQSGIHVVEFTLADQDRSDLEKHFLTDARAGEGVLTICLDKSLLDVELKQTPMECLPETKGKGALMFAQRRQRMDEIAAEHEELRRQGIPVEGEQKVEAGPAQPTVEAHAYMDLNRHRQQQYQQYQQQQFEQQQLYHQDQHVQFTGNRSVKPQSHEAQSSSGNRTAKPFSVQNMPAAPYSPVTSGTHQYSTGQGEHIASRDERISTPAIRSGILDSKRRNVGKPMFTFKEAPKMSPNPELLNLLNMSYKKMGFESGPEEDYLSLGAEACNFLQSPGSKHKTPPPVAPKPVMDPSTPPWSPQMEGTNHDMPQHAENSAATPAVAPTGERTPSNDQDLISTVPAPGPSPPQAQLEPPTGTEQQQTWPPSAPETQQQQLAFQEGNGHASSSPQPEGSAGRIWDTAQVPQQQSTISRYPQPQEPPISQPSPQWVAPQPAHNQGRPQPPADTWTPQIPTSWDQAKQAESHAPPSWCQPQDPPQSQTPPNWGHTPEAQVQQMPPNWCRPQEPILQQHSQVSCAQAPQVDSKPIWGLAKSQDHWVQPESQPQPGWGPQAQQKVWPQIQAPAQSQAQPPINTCPPSQPSWTQSPQAQPQTLPAAGLNPWGQVPAQPEPQASWPQQPAEQVQFPTSSWGSQQLVQHQPSWVQSNHPQPQPSWQQEPWNRAPQPSMNAWPPAQSQTPDSSWAPQSQQTPPTNAPPLPKPWHTHQSQDPQRIKNFTSGQRVSPLVNPLATVLNPSTTGSAYEMPAVRGKGADMFAKRQSRMEKYVVDSETVQANMASRSASPSASLPNEWKYTPNVRAPPSRGFNPIQSPSYPPAASKQPTSGGLVSKAKKKGKQGPAPKPLDVVDVMKHQPYQLSASLFTYGPAPEAAKEPTPKPGSLPQNQQPYEQQVPVQPAKTFSASYPQQAYEGNYQLAPSTYPPADPYQQSSGGPYWQPYNQPNPQYPLPQVPYQAAGSPPYLSPPPIPFQQAPPPNVAPTFPVASPPASTTGGNLSAAPKPKFTAQKCSAQVWKPTVAERE; from the coding sequence ATGTTCAAGAAGCACCGGCAGAGGGCCAAGAAGTACACCTTGGTGAGCTACGGCACCGGAGAGGACGACCGGGACGACAGCGCCGAAGAGGACGGAGACAACGCCCAGTCGGGGATCCATGTTGTTGAGTTCACGCTCGCCGATCAAGACCGGTCGGATTTAGAGAAGCATTTCCTCACGGATGCCCGCGCTGGCGAAGGCGTGCTGACGATCTGCTTGGATAAAAGCCTCCTTGACGTTGAGCTGAAGCAAACTCCCATGGAGTGTTTGCCAGAAACCAAGGGCAAAGGCGCCCTCATGTTCGCCCAGAGGCGCCAGCGGATGGATGAGATTGCGGCCGAGCACGAAGAGCTCCGGCGCCAAGGGATCCCCGTGGAAGGGGAACAGAAAGTGGAAGCAGGTCCGGCGCAGCCCACCGTGGAGGCCCACGCGTACATGGATCTGAACCGGCACCGGCAGCAGCAGTACCAACAGTatcagcagcagcagtttgAGCAACAGCAACTGTACCACCAAGACCAGCATGTTCAGTTTACTGGAAATAGGTCGGTGAAACCGCAAAGCCACGAGGCGCAGAGTTCTTCCGGCAATCGCACCGCCAAGCCCTTTTCCGTACAAAACATGCCAGCGGCCCCTTACTCTCCTGTAACAAGCGGGACTCATCAATATTCCACGGGCCAAGGAGAGCACATCGCTTCCCGCGATGAGCGCATTTCCACGCCGGCGATCCGGTCGGGGATTCTGGATTCTAAGAGGAGGAATGTCGGCAAGCCCATGTTCACGTTTAAAGAGGCGCCAAAGATGTCACCTAATCCTGAGTTGCTGAACCTCCTGAACATGAGTTACAAGAAGATGGGTTTTGAGTCAGGACCAGAGGAAGACTACCTCAGCCTTGGCGCTGAGGCTTGTAATTTCCTTCAGTCGCCCGGGTCGAAGCACAAGACTCCTCCGCCGGTGGCCCCAAAGCCCGTGATGGATCCCAGCACTCCCCCCTGGTCTCCGCAGATGGAAGGAACCAACCACGACATGCCTCAGCATGCTGAAAATAGTGCAGCCACACCTGCTGTAGCCCCCACCGGAGAGAGAACCCCTTCAAATGACCAAGACCTAATCTCTACTGTGCCTGCCCCTGGACCCTCTCCACCACAAGCCCAGTTGGAACCCCCTACTGGCACAGAGCAACAACAAACGTGGCCTCCTTCTGCACCCGAAACCCAACAACAGCAACTTGCTTTCCAAGAGGGAAACGGTCATGCCAGCTCTTCACCACAGcccgaggggagtgctggaagaaTTTGGGATACTGCACAAGTACCCCAGCAGCAATCTACAATTTCCCGTTATCCGCAGCCACAGGAACCACCCATAAGTCAACCCTCTCCACAGTGGGTGGCACCTCAACCAGCTCACAATCAAGGCCGGCCGCAGCCCCCTGCCGATACTTGGACACCCCAAATTCCGACCTCCTGGGATCAAGCAAAGCAAGCAGAATCGCACGCTCCACCGTCCTGGTGTCAACCCCAAGATCCACCGCAGTCTCAAACACCGCCGAACTGGGGGCACACTCCAGAGGCACAAGTGCAACAAATGCCACCAAACTGGTGTCGACCACAAGAACCGATACTGCAGCAGCACTCGCAGGTTTCCTGTGCCCAGGCTCCTCAAGTAGACTCTAAACCGATATGGGGGCTTGCCAAATCCCAAGATCATTGGGTTCAACCAGAATCCCAACCACAACCGGGATGGGGTCCACAAGCACAGCAAAAAGTCTGGCCACAGATCCAAGCACCTGCTCAATCTCAAGCACAACCTCCAATTAATACCTGCCCCCCGTCACAACCTTCTTGGACCCAGTCACCCCAGGCACAACCACAGACACTGCCTGCCGCCGGTTTGAATCCTTGGGGGCAGGTTCCCGCTCAGCCTGAGCCACAGGCATCTTGGCCCCAGCAACCTGCAGAACAGGTCCAGTTTCCCACTAGTTCCTGGGGGTCCCAGCAGCTGGTGCAACATCAGCCGTCCTGGGTCCAGTCCAATCATCCGCAGCCACAGCCATCCTGGCAACAAGAACCTTGGAATAGAGCGCCGCAACCTTCGATGAATGCCTGGCCGCCGGCTCAGTCTCAAACCCCTGACAGTTCCTGGGCACCACAGTCCCAACAAACACCTCCCACCAATGCTCCACCTTTGCCCAAACCTTGGCATACCCATCAAAGTCAGGACCCGCAGAGAATTAAAAACTTCACCTCTGGTCAGAGAGTTTCACCACTTGTCAACCCCTTGGCCACCGTCTTGAACCCGTCAACCACCGGTTCGGCATATGAGATGCCGGCTGTCCGAGGGAAAGGAGCCGACATGTTTGCCAAGAGGCAGTCGCGCATGGAGAAGTACGTGGTGGACTCAGAGACCGTGCAGGCCAACATGGCGAGTCGATCCGCATCGCCATCTGCCTCCTTACCAAACGAGTGGAAGTACACACCCAACGTACGTGCTCCACCTTCACGGGGTTTCAATCCCATCCAGTCCCCCTCTTATCCGCCGGCCGCGTCAAAACAACCCACTTCTGGTGGCCTTGTGTCCAAAGCCaagaaaaaaggcaaacaaggaCCCGCCCCCAAACCGCTCGATGTAGTCGACGTAATGAAGCATCAGCCCTACCAACTTAGCGCCTCGCTCTTTACATACGGGCCTGCACCAGAAGCGGCAAAAGAGCCCACTCCTAAGCCCGGTTCTTTACCTCAGAACCAGCAACCGTATGAGCAACAGGTCCCAGTTCAACCAGCTAAAACATTTAGTGCCTCGTACCCCCAACAGGCCTACGAAGGCAACTACCAGCTAGCGCCTAGCACTTATCCGCCGGCTGATCCTTACCAGCAATCTTCAGGTGGTCCTTACTGGCAACCATATAACCAACCCAATCCCCAGTACCCGCTCCCTCAGGTCCCCTACCAAGCAGCTGGTAGTCCCCCTTACCTTTCCCCTCCACCAATACCCTTCCAGCAGGCCCCTCCCCCCAACGTAGCACCAACGTTCCCTGTAGCTTCCCCGCCCGCCTCCACAACCGGCGGCAACCTCAGCGCGGCGCCGAAACCAAAGTTTACGGCCCAAAAGTGCTCGGCTCAGGTGTGGAAGCCCACGGTCGCCGAGAGAGAATGA